A region of Thermovibrio ammonificans HB-1 DNA encodes the following proteins:
- a CDS encoding tRNA (5-methylaminomethyl-2-thiouridine)(34)-methyltransferase MnmD gives MRVVTTQDGSKTFLSDLFNEHFHSTTAGAFTEAVEKFCKPCKVAEVAASRGEVTLLDSCFGLGYNTVAFLDTVLSANPSAAVRVVAYEFDLRVPLKALELNWGRYEKWKPIFRGLLGRKVCNRPVPTFVYTDGRVSLKLLIADGRRAVKSIEEEHFADAIFHDPFSPKVNPELWTYEFFRELRRLIKPEGILATYSAATPVRRALHMAGFGVREGVAVGRKSRSTVASPSFETEGKLLEKFHLPSAVPFRDPTLSEPRELIKSRREGCVKLLEKSLPLEQIW, from the coding sequence GTGAGGGTTGTAACAACTCAAGACGGCTCAAAAACGTTTCTCTCCGACCTGTTTAACGAACACTTCCACTCAACAACGGCAGGGGCGTTTACGGAGGCGGTAGAGAAGTTCTGTAAACCGTGTAAGGTGGCGGAAGTTGCCGCCTCTCGGGGGGAAGTTACGCTCTTAGACTCCTGTTTCGGCCTCGGCTACAACACGGTTGCCTTCCTCGACACGGTGCTGTCGGCCAACCCTTCCGCCGCGGTTAGAGTTGTTGCCTACGAGTTCGACCTGAGAGTGCCTCTGAAGGCATTGGAGCTTAACTGGGGGCGTTACGAAAAGTGGAAGCCGATTTTCAGAGGGCTTCTCGGCCGCAAGGTATGCAACCGCCCTGTTCCCACCTTTGTTTACACTGACGGCAGAGTCTCTTTAAAACTGCTGATTGCCGACGGCAGGAGGGCGGTTAAGTCTATAGAGGAAGAGCACTTTGCAGATGCTATCTTCCATGACCCCTTCTCCCCTAAGGTCAATCCGGAGCTCTGGACTTACGAGTTCTTCAGGGAGCTGAGAAGGCTCATAAAGCCGGAAGGGATACTGGCCACCTACTCGGCCGCCACTCCCGTTAGGCGGGCCCTCCATATGGCCGGTTTCGGCGTGAGAGAGGGAGTTGCCGTTGGGAGGAAATCCCGCTCAACAGTTGCCTCCCCCTCCTTCGAAACGGAGGGGAAGCTCCTTGAGAAGTTCCATCTGCCCTCGGCCGTTCCCTTCAGAGACCCAACCCTCTCCGAGCCGAGGGAGCTCATAAAGAGCCGGCGGGAGGGGTGTGTGAAGCTCCTTGAAAAGAGCCTTCCCTTGGAGCAGATATGGTGA
- a CDS encoding bifunctional nuclease family protein gives MIEVSVIGLTQDRFSNLPIIILGNEEERFAVPIWVGNWEAELLETELLGAVPPRPFPYDLIRELLEIFKGEVERVIINDFDKGIYFAVIEVRRPDGELFRIDARPSDAINLAVRLNAPIFVKREVIEKASVIPLDKCQGEECQEQWERLIREIFEQ, from the coding sequence ATGATTGAGGTATCGGTAATCGGCTTGACCCAGGACAGGTTCAGTAACCTGCCAATCATTATCCTCGGTAACGAGGAAGAGCGTTTCGCCGTTCCCATCTGGGTTGGCAACTGGGAGGCGGAACTCCTCGAGACGGAACTCTTGGGTGCAGTTCCACCGAGGCCTTTCCCCTACGACCTTATCAGGGAGCTTCTGGAGATTTTCAAGGGGGAGGTTGAGAGGGTAATCATCAACGACTTCGACAAGGGCATCTACTTTGCAGTTATTGAGGTGAGGCGCCCCGACGGGGAGCTCTTCAGAATTGACGCAAGGCCCAGCGACGCCATAAACCTGGCGGTAAGGCTGAATGCTCCCATATTCGTGAAGAGGGAGGTTATAGAGAAGGCCTCGGTGATACCACTCGATAAGTGTCAGGGGGAGGAGTGTCAGGAGCAGTGGGAGAGGCTCATAAGGGAAATATTTGAGCAGTGA
- the miaB gene encoding tRNA (N6-isopentenyl adenosine(37)-C2)-methylthiotransferase MiaB: MAKRFFIKTFGCQMNVNDSEKMAGLLRDMGYEKAQTPEEADIVIVNTCSVRAKPDNKAYSFIGNLKRLKKRRPDLVVAVAGCVPQKEKEQILRFPHVDLVFGTFNFVKLPQLLERVKREGRVVEILNRKIPEEEKLPLVDSYLENPFIAYVTVQRGCNRFCTYCIVPFTRGRERSVAPHLVVEEVKRLAERGVKEVHLLGQNVDFYGYQGTDLADLLYMVSEVEGVERVRFTTSHPAGFSERIARAIRDIPKVCPYVHLPPQSGSNRVLERMNRGYTREEYIEKVQMLREFVPNVALSGDFIVGFPGETEEDFEQTLSLVEECVFDQAFVFEYSPRPFTKAATFKDDVPKEVKNRRLQTLQELVKKQALERNLERVGKVEEVLIEGFSPKGSELYGRTADNKPVAVEGSEELIGKTVEVEITQASPFFLKGKPVTTGVRSKR, encoded by the coding sequence ATGGCAAAGAGGTTCTTCATAAAGACCTTCGGCTGTCAGATGAACGTTAACGACTCTGAGAAGATGGCCGGCCTCCTCAGGGACATGGGCTACGAGAAGGCCCAAACGCCGGAGGAGGCCGACATCGTTATAGTAAACACCTGCTCCGTAAGGGCCAAACCCGACAACAAGGCCTACTCCTTCATCGGCAATCTCAAAAGGCTTAAGAAGAGAAGGCCCGACCTTGTGGTGGCGGTGGCGGGCTGCGTGCCCCAGAAGGAGAAGGAGCAGATTCTCCGCTTTCCCCACGTGGATTTGGTTTTCGGAACCTTCAACTTTGTGAAGCTCCCCCAACTCCTGGAGAGGGTAAAGAGGGAAGGGCGCGTTGTTGAAATCCTCAACCGGAAGATACCGGAGGAGGAGAAGCTCCCCCTCGTAGACAGCTACCTTGAGAACCCCTTCATTGCCTACGTTACTGTTCAGAGGGGCTGTAACAGGTTCTGTACCTACTGCATAGTTCCCTTCACCAGGGGAAGGGAGAGGAGTGTGGCCCCCCACCTGGTTGTTGAAGAGGTTAAACGGCTTGCCGAAAGGGGCGTTAAGGAGGTCCACCTGCTCGGCCAGAACGTAGACTTTTACGGCTACCAAGGGACCGACCTTGCCGACCTCCTGTATATGGTTTCCGAAGTTGAGGGAGTAGAGAGGGTAAGGTTCACAACCTCTCACCCGGCAGGCTTTAGCGAGCGGATTGCCCGGGCGATTAGGGATATACCGAAAGTCTGCCCCTACGTTCACCTTCCCCCTCAGAGCGGCTCCAACAGAGTGTTAGAGAGGATGAACAGGGGCTACACCCGGGAAGAGTACATAGAGAAGGTTCAGATGTTGAGGGAGTTCGTTCCCAACGTTGCCCTATCGGGGGACTTTATAGTGGGCTTCCCCGGGGAAACCGAGGAGGACTTTGAACAGACCCTATCCCTCGTTGAGGAGTGCGTTTTCGACCAGGCCTTCGTTTTTGAGTACTCCCCCAGGCCCTTCACAAAGGCCGCTACCTTTAAAGACGACGTTCCCAAAGAGGTGAAAAACCGCCGACTCCAAACCCTTCAGGAGCTCGTTAAGAAGCAAGCCCTTGAGAGGAATCTTGAGAGGGTGGGGAAGGTTGAAGAGGTTCTGATTGAGGGCTTTAGCCCCAAGGGAAGCGAGCTTTACGGAAGGACCGCCGACAACAAGCCCGTTGCGGTGGAAGGCTCTGAGGAGCTTATAGGGAAAACCGTGGAGGTTGAAATAACTCAGGCTTCGCCCTTTTTCTTAAAAGGAAAACCAGTAACAACCGGAGTGAGGAGCAAGAGATGA
- a CDS encoding OmpA family protein gives MKRILTLTTAGALLLGGCATTQQQQAQTAPKKEVNKVAAGAAIGAVVGGAIGALTGPSGSNKGERALIGAAAGAVLGGAIGYILQQQAEALGRDLGVQPVDHTNPAVKPQAPVISDKRPKAVVKEPGRVKVVLKDSVLFGLNSAELKPEAVKELQRIAQTLKENPKTTVVVVGYTDNTGSLKYNLKLSKERAEAVKKVLVEAGVRPERILVFGCGPKNPIAPNDTPQHRALNRRVEILIYPEGEAIPNPCG, from the coding sequence ATGAAAAGAATTTTAACACTAACAACTGCCGGAGCCCTTCTGCTGGGAGGGTGTGCAACAACGCAACAGCAGCAGGCCCAAACGGCCCCTAAGAAGGAGGTGAACAAGGTTGCGGCTGGAGCTGCAATCGGAGCCGTTGTGGGCGGTGCCATAGGTGCACTCACGGGTCCCTCCGGCAGTAACAAGGGGGAAAGGGCCCTTATAGGGGCGGCCGCAGGTGCGGTTCTCGGCGGGGCTATAGGCTACATACTCCAGCAGCAGGCAGAGGCCCTGGGCAGGGATTTGGGCGTTCAGCCTGTAGACCACACGAACCCTGCTGTTAAGCCTCAGGCGCCTGTGATTTCCGATAAGAGGCCCAAGGCCGTTGTTAAGGAGCCCGGAAGGGTCAAGGTGGTTCTCAAAGACTCGGTTCTCTTCGGCCTCAACAGTGCAGAGCTCAAGCCCGAGGCTGTTAAAGAGCTTCAGCGCATAGCCCAAACCTTAAAGGAGAACCCCAAAACGACCGTTGTAGTTGTGGGCTACACCGACAATACGGGTTCCCTGAAGTACAACCTGAAGCTCTCTAAGGAGAGGGCAGAGGCGGTGAAGAAGGTGCTCGTTGAGGCGGGGGTTAGGCCCGAGAGAATCCTTGTTTTCGGCTGCGGCCCGAAGAACCCGATTGCCCCCAACGACACCCCGCAGCATCGGGCGCTCAACCGCAGGGTAGAGATTCTCATCTACCCCGAGGGCGAGGCCATTCCTAATCCCTGCGGTTGA
- a CDS encoding glutamate-5-semialdehyde dehydrogenase — protein sequence MFNVKEVAKRAKEISYSLVDLSTELKNRTLLTAAKLIEEKKELIETENRKDLIAGEERGLSKAMLDRLLLNEKRIKGMVQVLKDVANLPDPVGEVIKMWTRPNGLKIGKMRVPLGVVAIIYESRPNVTVEAASLCIKSSNSVILKGGSEAINSNRVLVNILKEAAAKEGFPEEAIQFIDTTEREAVKELLQLDQFVDVVIPRGGEGLIRFVAENARMPVIKHYKGVCHVFVDEFADLEKAWNICFNAKVQRPGVCNAMETMLVHSKIADAFMPTMVELFKKAKVELRGDERARSYDPEYIKPATEEDWYAEYLDLILAVRVVDSLEEAIEHINTYGSHHSDAIVTENYTNAMKFLNRVDSAAVYVNASTRFTDGNVFGLGAEMGISTDKVHVRGPMGLEDLTIPKYIIFGNGQIRE from the coding sequence ATGTTCAACGTTAAAGAAGTTGCAAAAAGGGCAAAGGAGATAAGCTACTCACTGGTCGACCTCTCTACGGAGCTCAAGAACAGAACCCTTCTCACGGCGGCCAAGCTCATAGAGGAGAAAAAGGAGCTCATAGAGACGGAAAACAGAAAAGACCTCATAGCCGGAGAGGAGCGGGGCCTCTCAAAAGCGATGCTCGACAGGCTCCTCCTGAACGAAAAGAGAATAAAAGGAATGGTTCAAGTTCTGAAAGACGTTGCAAACCTGCCCGACCCGGTAGGCGAAGTGATAAAGATGTGGACCCGCCCAAACGGACTGAAAATAGGGAAGATGAGGGTCCCCTTGGGGGTGGTCGCCATCATCTACGAGTCCAGACCCAACGTAACCGTAGAAGCCGCAAGCCTCTGTATAAAGAGCTCAAACTCGGTTATCCTTAAAGGGGGGTCCGAAGCCATAAACTCAAACAGGGTCCTTGTGAACATTCTCAAAGAGGCGGCGGCAAAAGAGGGTTTCCCCGAAGAGGCGATTCAGTTCATAGACACAACAGAGCGGGAAGCCGTTAAAGAGCTACTACAGCTCGACCAGTTTGTAGACGTTGTCATTCCCCGGGGCGGAGAGGGGCTCATACGCTTCGTTGCAGAGAACGCACGCATGCCGGTTATAAAACACTACAAGGGCGTATGCCACGTTTTCGTAGACGAGTTTGCCGACCTTGAGAAAGCCTGGAACATCTGCTTCAACGCCAAAGTGCAGAGGCCGGGTGTTTGCAACGCAATGGAGACAATGCTCGTCCACAGCAAAATAGCCGACGCCTTCATGCCGACAATGGTTGAGCTCTTCAAAAAGGCAAAAGTTGAGCTCCGGGGCGACGAAAGGGCCAGAAGCTACGACCCCGAATACATAAAACCCGCAACAGAAGAAGACTGGTACGCAGAGTACCTCGACCTTATACTGGCGGTCAGAGTGGTTGACTCACTGGAGGAGGCAATCGAGCACATAAACACCTACGGCTCCCACCACAGCGACGCAATCGTAACCGAGAACTACACAAACGCCATGAAATTCTTAAACCGGGTAGACTCGGCGGCCGTTTACGTTAACGCTTCTACCCGTTTCACCGACGGGAACGTTTTCGGCTTAGGAGCCGAAATGGGAATTTCAACGGATAAGGTCCACGTTAGGGGGCCCATGGGCCTTGAAGACCTCACAATTCCCAAATACATCATCTTCGGAAACGGTCAAATCAGGGAGTAA
- the cas6 gene encoding CRISPR-associated endoribonuclease Cas6 has protein sequence MRLKIVFRTDRVPILYRHRVVSLVKEALKRGNGELYEKLYGSQNPKPFTFSLFFNPPYRVEKLPLQIDETFTPERFKELRQVETFTLESGTFSVNISTPDYLFAVSLVNGLVSLKEFLFSTEKEMLVGGKRVIWELLKITPYRSRPVKKGEAVVKTLSPIVVEDKRGKPVLWNSPDFQKALNFVTDRRLKELRGKGLKREISVIPVKCEKKVAKATFKEFRERTGKPYMVLTGSYGIFKLNGDSEDLNFLCDAGLGNRCSQGFGMVEVIK, from the coding sequence TTGAGACTAAAAATCGTGTTTAGAACCGATAGGGTTCCTATCCTCTACAGGCACAGAGTTGTCTCGTTAGTTAAAGAGGCCCTGAAAAGGGGAAACGGTGAACTCTACGAAAAGCTCTACGGCTCTCAAAACCCCAAGCCGTTTACCTTTTCACTCTTTTTTAACCCGCCCTACAGGGTTGAGAAGCTGCCCCTCCAGATAGACGAAACCTTTACCCCGGAAAGGTTCAAAGAACTTCGCCAGGTGGAAACGTTCACCCTGGAAAGCGGCACGTTCTCCGTGAACATATCAACTCCTGACTACCTGTTTGCAGTCTCCCTTGTAAACGGCCTGGTGAGCCTAAAAGAGTTCCTGTTCAGCACCGAAAAGGAGATGCTGGTCGGCGGCAAGAGGGTCATTTGGGAGCTTCTGAAAATCACCCCCTACCGCTCAAGGCCGGTTAAAAAGGGCGAAGCTGTAGTAAAAACGCTCTCTCCGATAGTGGTTGAAGATAAAAGGGGGAAGCCGGTCCTGTGGAACTCTCCCGACTTTCAGAAGGCCCTGAACTTCGTAACCGACAGAAGGCTTAAGGAATTGAGGGGAAAGGGGCTCAAAAGGGAAATCTCTGTTATCCCCGTTAAGTGCGAGAAAAAGGTTGCAAAGGCAACGTTCAAAGAGTTCAGGGAGAGAACCGGTAAGCCCTACATGGTTTTAACCGGAAGCTACGGCATATTCAAACTCAACGGCGACAGCGAAGACCTTAACTTCCTGTGCGACGCAGGCTTGGGGAACAGGTGCTCCCAAGGTTTTGGAATGGTGGAGGTGATAAAGTAG
- the cas8a1 gene encoding type I-B CRISPR-associated protein Cas8b1/Cst1, which yields MAERIYLQEWFYNAGIVGLLRLLGGETVKGERLLNKEGLPVEGVKIGENYVEVERQLFKDFAKKYYTEAAKREVEFRSVNSLKVGGSEESLKRAKDTINRLLKELFPHLKEEVELPKRVSKKNLGEASRYIRKAAERVEEEKEKLLRGELPLEAIEHLAKRWLKRGFFSSGGSNKLYESLKNLQEKVEAPLITPPEVFTVKKRKLPCLLCQERFAKEGVNLSKAISDLVGFNKDNLNLLHLKGKKLANKGLPICEICQAVISLIPLGVVRFGNSFLFVNNTTSVQELFSDNQRLRRVLSSSSPLFTFFAEKVLAKEEESAKLISLLGTSVVEMELGALPKVKGLNISYELAELLSDPSFTENLRKLTKAHYRLGSGNKKKSFNLLVEFLENLIQGRRNYSYLYKLFRFLLTADRNREINVAFSPLQLHTLNLALFRAKANLEGRMNRVSENELWSLFYGGQELRRVLTSRGAENRVNSLAFKLLNALKVGDSHRFMDIILRVYAGFSLKVPKGLVKNLEDREAFKSAGYSFIAGLLNEKREGGDNED from the coding sequence ATGGCTGAGAGAATCTACCTTCAGGAGTGGTTCTACAACGCCGGAATAGTGGGCCTGCTCAGGCTCTTGGGCGGAGAGACTGTAAAGGGAGAAAGGCTCCTAAACAAAGAGGGTTTACCCGTAGAAGGGGTGAAAATCGGCGAAAACTACGTAGAGGTAGAGCGGCAGCTCTTTAAGGACTTTGCGAAGAAGTACTACACCGAAGCCGCCAAAAGGGAGGTAGAGTTCAGAAGCGTAAACTCCTTAAAGGTCGGAGGGAGCGAAGAGTCTTTAAAGCGGGCTAAAGACACCATAAACAGGCTTTTAAAAGAACTCTTTCCACACCTGAAAGAGGAGGTTGAACTCCCGAAAAGGGTTTCGAAGAAGAACCTCGGGGAGGCAAGCCGTTACATCCGGAAAGCCGCAGAAAGGGTTGAGGAGGAGAAGGAAAAGCTCCTGAGGGGGGAGCTCCCCCTTGAAGCCATTGAACACCTTGCTAAAAGGTGGCTAAAGAGGGGCTTTTTCTCCTCCGGCGGGAGCAACAAACTGTACGAGTCTTTAAAGAACCTGCAGGAAAAGGTTGAAGCTCCCCTGATTACTCCACCGGAAGTTTTCACCGTAAAAAAGAGGAAGCTCCCGTGCCTGCTCTGCCAGGAGAGGTTTGCCAAGGAGGGAGTCAACCTCAGCAAGGCAATCTCCGACCTGGTAGGCTTCAACAAGGACAACCTCAACCTACTCCACCTAAAGGGGAAAAAGCTCGCAAATAAGGGGCTTCCCATATGCGAAATCTGCCAAGCGGTTATTTCCCTAATACCTTTAGGGGTTGTAAGGTTCGGTAACTCTTTTCTCTTCGTTAACAACACCACCTCGGTTCAAGAGCTCTTTAGCGACAACCAGCGCTTAAGAAGAGTGCTCTCAAGCTCCTCGCCCCTTTTCACCTTTTTCGCGGAGAAAGTCCTTGCAAAGGAGGAAGAGTCCGCTAAGCTCATATCCCTCCTGGGCACGTCGGTTGTTGAGATGGAGCTGGGAGCCCTCCCGAAGGTGAAGGGACTCAATATCTCCTACGAGCTGGCCGAGCTCCTCTCAGACCCCTCTTTCACAGAAAACCTTAGGAAACTTACAAAGGCCCACTACCGGCTGGGAAGCGGGAATAAGAAGAAGAGCTTCAACCTCCTGGTTGAATTCCTCGAAAACCTCATTCAAGGCAGAAGGAACTACTCATACCTCTACAAGCTCTTCCGCTTCCTCTTAACGGCAGACAGAAACAGGGAGATAAACGTTGCCTTCTCTCCGCTACAGCTCCACACCCTAAACCTTGCTCTCTTCAGGGCAAAAGCGAATTTGGAGGGCAGAATGAACAGAGTTTCGGAGAATGAACTGTGGAGCCTCTTTTACGGAGGCCAAGAGCTCAGGCGAGTTTTAACGAGCAGGGGAGCTGAAAACAGGGTAAACTCCCTCGCCTTTAAACTGCTAAACGCCTTAAAGGTCGGCGACTCCCACAGGTTCATGGACATCATCCTGAGGGTGTACGCCGGGTTCTCTCTAAAGGTTCCCAAAGGCCTTGTTAAAAACCTTGAAGACAGAGAAGCCTTCAAAAGTGCCGGCTACAGCTTTATTGCCGGGCTGCTGAACGAGAAAAGGGAAGGAGGGGATAATGAAGATTAG
- the cas7i gene encoding type I-B CRISPR-associated protein Cas7/Cst2/DevR gives MKIRAFTLTVVFKGLSANYGESVGNVSELKKLTHGGELYSYISRQALRHELWRFLKENYRIDTPDYWNEEPEIKVKVEELLTSLGMKGELPPPQILTAEQDVVQFHPEVNALNCVEADLFGYMKTKGGEGADTRSAVVRFSPAVSLEPLALDLEFGTNKSFADRAGSDPNPFQFEHHYALYTYTVTVDLDKLGTELSPKGETVGRLPEEERARRLKMVIESIPFLSREIKGRVENLSPLFAVGGFYTVKNPFFLGRVEVGYDRNLKKFAINPEPLADTMNLSFRGERVGQTTKVAILKGFWANEEELSKAFEEAGARVLNVPEMFKELAEQVSEVYGV, from the coding sequence ATGAAGATTAGGGCTTTCACGCTAACGGTTGTTTTTAAAGGTCTGAGTGCAAACTACGGAGAGAGCGTAGGAAACGTTTCGGAGCTAAAGAAGCTCACCCACGGCGGGGAGCTCTACTCTTACATCTCCCGTCAGGCGTTAAGGCACGAGCTCTGGAGGTTTTTAAAGGAGAACTACCGGATAGACACCCCCGACTACTGGAACGAAGAGCCCGAAATAAAGGTCAAAGTGGAAGAGCTTCTGACCTCCCTGGGAATGAAGGGCGAGCTTCCTCCCCCTCAAATCCTCACCGCAGAACAGGACGTAGTCCAGTTCCACCCGGAGGTAAACGCCCTCAACTGCGTTGAGGCAGACCTATTCGGATACATGAAAACAAAGGGCGGGGAAGGAGCCGATACGAGAAGCGCCGTAGTCAGGTTTTCTCCCGCCGTATCCCTCGAACCCCTTGCCCTCGACCTGGAGTTCGGCACAAACAAGAGCTTTGCAGACAGGGCCGGCTCAGACCCGAACCCCTTCCAGTTCGAACACCACTACGCCCTCTACACCTACACAGTAACGGTAGACCTTGATAAACTGGGAACAGAGCTCAGCCCCAAGGGGGAAACCGTAGGCCGGCTTCCCGAAGAGGAACGGGCCCGCCGCCTCAAAATGGTTATTGAGTCGATTCCCTTCCTGTCGCGGGAGATTAAGGGAAGGGTTGAGAACCTCTCCCCCCTCTTTGCAGTAGGGGGCTTTTACACAGTTAAAAACCCCTTCTTCCTGGGAAGGGTAGAGGTAGGCTACGACAGAAACCTTAAAAAATTTGCAATCAACCCCGAGCCCCTGGCAGACACCATGAACCTCTCATTCAGAGGGGAGAGAGTGGGCCAAACAACGAAAGTTGCCATCCTGAAAGGGTTTTGGGCGAACGAAGAGGAGCTCTCAAAGGCCTTTGAAGAGGCCGGCGCCCGGGTTTTAAACGTGCCGGAGATGTTTAAAGAGCTTGCAGAACAAGTTTCCGAAGTTTACGGAGTTTAA
- the cas5 gene encoding CRISPR-associated protein Cas5, protein MRALKVKLYQPFACYSTPFSFGAVNTYLLPPPSTVKGFVHSTAGARQDYPISVAIQGELGGTVYELQKLLKFDRKRAGQPELKGFSRSFLKAPTHVETLTDVHLTLYILFPPESEELEKDFLNGLLLKEFPSLGRKEDIARLEEEPRFVELDPLEEETVLPSFAYFTRETATELGLGGAFYRLPLSYDGELAKELGWRFFKRRDLLLAPPGQVVEPLSDKVLYDPSEDRVVELIEVPAGYKHVLS, encoded by the coding sequence ATGCGGGCCCTTAAGGTGAAGCTCTACCAACCCTTTGCCTGTTACTCAACGCCCTTTTCCTTCGGAGCAGTTAACACCTACCTGCTGCCTCCGCCCTCTACGGTAAAGGGATTCGTCCACTCAACGGCAGGAGCACGGCAAGACTACCCAATCTCTGTAGCCATTCAGGGAGAACTGGGAGGAACTGTTTACGAGCTTCAAAAACTCCTAAAGTTCGACCGAAAAAGGGCGGGTCAACCCGAGCTCAAAGGTTTCAGCAGGAGCTTCCTAAAGGCCCCAACCCACGTAGAAACCCTTACCGATGTGCACCTGACCCTCTACATCCTGTTCCCTCCGGAAAGCGAAGAGTTGGAAAAGGACTTCCTCAACGGGCTGCTCTTAAAGGAGTTCCCTTCCCTGGGGAGGAAGGAGGATATCGCCAGGCTCGAAGAAGAGCCCCGATTCGTAGAGCTTGACCCCCTCGAAGAGGAAACGGTTCTACCTTCCTTTGCCTACTTCACAAGGGAGACCGCAACCGAGCTCGGCCTCGGAGGGGCCTTCTACAGGCTTCCACTCTCCTACGACGGAGAGCTCGCAAAAGAGCTGGGATGGCGCTTCTTCAAGAGGAGAGACCTCCTGCTGGCCCCTCCCGGACAGGTCGTTGAACCTTTAAGCGACAAGGTGTTATACGACCCCTCCGAGGATAGAGTAGTTGAGCTGATAGAGGTTCCGGCAGGTTACAAACATGTTCTTAGCTAA